The Streptomyces capitiformicae genome contains the following window.
TCTCCCCTTCGATCAGCTCCACGCGCCAGCCCCTGGGAGCCGTCGCACTGAAGAGCTGGAAGACCTGCTCGACGCTCGCACCCGTGTGGTCGGGCGCGCCGCTGTCCGCGTCGCTGTCGCCGTCAGGATCGTCATAGGGGCCGTAAATGGCCTCGCCCTGGTACCCCGGCATGATGATCGGCTCCGCCGTCGCCATGACAGACCTCCTTCGCTCAGCGCGACGCTCTCAGGGTAGACCGGAAGCCCGCACAAGGAATCCGGAGCCGTTCACTCGAACGAGTGTGCTGTCACGTTTCTGCGCGAGTCACTGATCCAGCGCTTCAGCAACAGCCCATCGAGCGTCACGACTGCGTTGCGCGCACCTGCTCCTCGCTCTCCGGACAACAGCGCTGCTCCGGAACACCAACGGCCCTACCAGCGTAGGAATTTCGCGGAACCGAACCCCGGCCACTCGCGTCTCCTGCTGACGATCGCACCTCTGTGGTCGATCGTTTCCACGCATCAGCACGCATCAGATGGCACTCAGCGAACATCGGGGGATACCGACATGAGCACCTCAATCCAGCCCCGGCGTCACATCGCCGCCGCCGCTGCCCTCGCCGCCGCCCTCGCGGTCGGCATCACGGCGACCGCTCCGCTCGACACCGCCGAGGCGCAGCCGGCCGCGGCCGCCAACGCCGCCGCGGCCGCGTCCTGGCCGACGGTGAAGTCGGGTCACCGGGGCGCGGACGTGACGACCGTGCAGCTGCTGCTGAACGCCCGGGGGTACAGCCTCAAGGCCGACGGCGTCTTCGGCTCCGGCACCGCCGCCAAGGTCAAGTCCTTCCAGAAGGCCAAGGGCCTCACAGCGGACGGCATCGTCGGCCCCAACACCTGGTCCAAGCTCATCGTCACGGTCAGGACCGGCTCCAAGGGCAACGCCGTCAAGGCACTCCAGCTCCAGCTGACCCACAACGGCTACACCACCAACGCCGACGGCGCCTTCGGTGCCCGTACCGCAGAGAAGGTCCGCGCCTTCCAGAAGGCCAAGGGCCTCAAGGCCGACGGCATCGCCGGGCCCAACACCTGGGCCGCCCTCGTCAGGGGCGGCGGCGGCAGCGGCGGCGGTTCCGGCCCGGTGACCCTGAAGTTCGACAAGGGCACCAACACCAACTCGCGGCTCTACGTCCTCAAGGGCGGCAAGGTGATCGCCAGCTACCGCGCGGGATCCGGCGTCACCACGAACGAGTGCACGACGGCCAAGGGCTGGCTGCCCACCGCCACCTACAGCATCGGCGGCCACTGGAAGAACTACAACGGCAGCCTGATCAAGGGCTACGCGATCCGCCTCGCCGACAAACGCTGCAACAACGGCACGGGGACCCTGCGCACCGAGCTGTTCATCCACAGCGAGATGACCAGCAGCGGCGGCCAGGGCTCCACCGAGCAGCGGCGCTGGGACGGCGTCGGCGACTACAAGTCCAACGGTTGCATCAAGCTGCACCCCAACGACATCAAGAGCCTGTTCAAGGTGCTGGACAAGAACGGCTGGCCGAAGTCGCTGTCGGTCGTCAACTGACCCGCTGAACACCGGGTGCCCGGTCGGGGATGTGGCCACATCCCCGACCGGGCACCCGTGCGTTGCGGAACGCCCTCCCGGACAGGAAATCCGGACAGAGCGCCGACCAGGCCGGACAGCAACAACGCTGTCCGGGACACCCGTTCGCTGTTGTCCCGGTCTGACCCCACCAGCAGTCTCTACCGCTGGCTGCAGCTCCTCGCGCAGCCAGAACCCGGAGAGGACACATCATGAACAGACCTGGATTCGTCGCTCTCGGCGCAGCGGCAGTCGCCCTGGGAGGAAGTCTCTTCATCGCCCCCACGGCCACAGCCGCCGCCCCGGGCAGCGCATCCGCGGCGCCCGCTGCCGCCGCCGCTTGCAGCTCGTGGTTCGACACCGCCGGCCCCGGCGGCGCCGGCCGCGCACACGCACGATGCCCCGGCGAATACGTGCGGATAAAGGTCGTCTGCGTCGACGGCTCCACCAGTCGCAGCGCCTGGAGGTACGGCTACGCCAAGGCCGAATGCCCCTACGGCGTCAAGTGGGAGAGCGGGGAGTACGAGGTCAGGTGACGTGAGTCACTCTCCGCCTTTCGTCGGCTCCCTCCAACGAGCTGACGAAGGCGGAGAACGCCTCCGGGGTGACGGAGAAGGCCCCGCTGAAGAACAGCGCGTGGTCGTCCGGTTCGAAGCGGGCGAGGCCCTGGTACGGCGCCGGGCCGTCCTGCGCGTCCTCACACCCGGCGGGCCGTGTGCTGTCGTACGCCTCAGGCGGCGGCCGCGTTGAACAGGATGTCCCAGTGGTTGCTCTCACGGGCGTACATGTTGCCCGCGGGCGACTTGTAGAGCTTGGCGCCGTCGCTACGCGTGCCGACGTACTTGAACCTGCTCGTGACGTACTTGTTCACGCAGGTCGTCGGCGAGACGTCCAGCTTCCAGCCCATCCAGTGCGTCTTGCCCCGGGACGTGGTGCCGCGGTCGAGCATCGCGTCTCGCTCCGCGTGAAACGGCAGGGCGTGCTGTACGGGACAACCCCCACCCCATACCGGACCGTCGTCCACGAGGCAGCCCTGCGCATGCGCGTCGGCGGCAGGACCGTGGCTCGCGCTCAGCTCCACCACTTGCTCGACATGAGCGAGCACAAGCACATCACTATCCGTGTACTCCCCTTCGGCGTGGGCGCGTTCCCCGGCTCGGGCCAGTCGATCAACTACCTGGACGGCCCGGTTCC
Protein-coding sequences here:
- a CDS encoding peptidoglycan-binding protein, giving the protein MSTSIQPRRHIAAAAALAAALAVGITATAPLDTAEAQPAAAANAAAAASWPTVKSGHRGADVTTVQLLLNARGYSLKADGVFGSGTAAKVKSFQKAKGLTADGIVGPNTWSKLIVTVRTGSKGNAVKALQLQLTHNGYTTNADGAFGARTAEKVRAFQKAKGLKADGIAGPNTWAALVRGGGGSGGGSGPVTLKFDKGTNTNSRLYVLKGGKVIASYRAGSGVTTNECTTAKGWLPTATYSIGGHWKNYNGSLIKGYAIRLADKRCNNGTGTLRTELFIHSEMTSSGGQGSTEQRRWDGVGDYKSNGCIKLHPNDIKSLFKVLDKNGWPKSLSVVN